A single Longimicrobiales bacterium DNA region contains:
- a CDS encoding thiamine pyrophosphate-dependent enzyme, protein MTQIMIRDAVPQRELLDSGHLACPGCGAPLAMRMVLKELGEKTIVVLPACCWSIIAGPYPQSSLHVPLYHTAFATGAAVASGVRAALVARGDTDTNVMVWAGDGGTFDIGLQALSGAAERNEDFIYVCYDNEAYMNTGIQRSSATPWGAWTTTTPAIQPQSTRKKDILAIMAAHRIPYAATASISHPTDLLAKVRKAKAMRGTRFLHVLSPCPPGWKYADERTIELGRMAVRNRVFPLLEVENGVDWRFTADHPGDPVDEYVRAQGRFRHMDDEAIRHAQADVDARWAWLCRQVGEAG, encoded by the coding sequence ATGACTCAGATCATGATCAGGGACGCCGTGCCGCAGCGCGAGCTGCTCGACTCGGGACATCTGGCCTGTCCCGGCTGCGGCGCGCCGCTCGCCATGCGCATGGTCCTCAAGGAGCTCGGCGAGAAGACCATCGTCGTGCTGCCCGCGTGCTGCTGGAGCATCATCGCCGGGCCATACCCGCAGTCGTCGCTGCACGTGCCGCTCTACCACACCGCGTTCGCGACCGGCGCCGCCGTCGCGTCGGGTGTGCGCGCTGCGCTCGTGGCGCGCGGCGATACCGACACGAACGTCATGGTGTGGGCGGGTGATGGCGGCACGTTCGACATCGGACTCCAGGCACTGTCCGGCGCCGCCGAGCGGAACGAGGACTTCATCTACGTCTGCTACGACAACGAGGCGTATATGAACACCGGCATCCAGCGATCGTCCGCCACCCCGTGGGGCGCCTGGACCACGACCACGCCGGCCATACAGCCCCAATCCACCCGCAAGAAGGACATCCTTGCCATCATGGCCGCGCACCGCATCCCATACGCGGCAACGGCATCGATCTCGCACCCCACGGACCTGCTCGCGAAGGTGCGCAAGGCAAAGGCGATGCGCGGCACGCGATTCCTGCACGTCCTCTCACCGTGCCCGCCCGGATGGAAGTACGCCGACGAACGCACGATCGAGCTCGGCCGCATGGCCGTGCGCAACCGCGTCTTCCCGCTGCTCGAGGTCGAAAACGGCGTCGACTGGCGCTTCACGGCCGACCATCCCGGTGATCCGGTCGACGAATACGTGCGCGCACAGGGCCGCTTCCGGCACATGGACGATGAGGCCATCCGCCATGCGCAGGCGGACGTCGATGCGCGTTGGGCATGGCTGTGCCGGCAGGTGGGCGAGGCAGGCTGA